The genomic DNA CGACCACGACGCGGCCGTCGTACCCGACGGCGTCGACGGCGTCGTCGAGTGCTTCCGGTCGGCCCGAGAGCTCGAAGGCCAGGTCGACGCCGTCGGGGGCATCACTTCGCGATTCGACGTCGGCGTCGAGGACGTCGTCCAACCGATCGGGCGCGACGGCGACGTCGGCCCCCATCGACCGCGCGTGTTCGCGCCGGTCCGGGATCGGCTCGACCGCGACGAGGCGGTCGAGGGGGAACGACGAGAGGATCCCGATGGTACAGAGGCCGACGACCCCCGCGCCGAAGACGACGACCTCCTCGCCGATCCGCGGCCGGCCGTCGAGCACGAGCGACGTCGCGGTCTCCACCGAGGGGAACAGCGCCATCGCCTCGGGCGTCGCATCCTCCGGGACCGGGAGCAGGTTCTCGGGGGTGATCGAAAAGCGCGTCTCGTGGGGGTCGAACGCGAACACGGACCGTCCGAGCCACGCGTCGTCGACCGCGTCGCCGACGGCGACGACGTCTCCGACCGCCGCGTAGCCGTACCGGAGCGGGAACGACAGGTCGCCGTCGATGGTCTCGAACGTCTCGTCGGCGGGGAGGTCCGTCGGGGCCTCGCCGCGGTAGATGAGCAGTTCCGTCCCGGCGCTGATCCCCGAGACGCGCGTCTGGACGAGCACCTCGTCGTCGCTCATCTCGACGCGTGTCGGCCTGATCTCCGTCTCGAACGGGCCCGTGAAGTACAGCGACTCCCGCTCCATCAGCGTGAGGTACTGGGGCGTCTGATCCGGCCCGTGCGGTACCGGGAGACGAACGCGGAGTGTCGGGCAGCACCACCGGCGTGCGAGACAGGACGCATAGCTTGTCTGATGATACGTCGTCGGTCGAACTACGTGGTATTCATACTGTCGGCCGTACGGCGGTGCCACACCCTCGGCCGTACGGACGTGGAGCGCCGCTGCGGTCGCCCCCCGTCGCCGCGTAGCATAGTATAAGTCGATCCGGTGAAGACACGAACTATGCCAGGGGACAGGGTCACGGTGTCGCTCGACGACGACGCCAAGAACGCGCTCGAAGGATTGACCGAACAGACCGACGAGAGCCGAAGCGAGGTGGTCCGCGAGGCGATCGCGTTCTACGCGGCGAACTTCGACTCCGCGAGAGCGAGCGACAGCGATCACCTCCAGACCTACTACGAGATGCTCTCGACCGGCGAACACGTCCTCCTGGACGTGGATCTGCTGCACGCGTTCTTGACGCAGGTGGCGGATTCGACGGACCGAAACGAGGAGTTCCTCGATACGGTCGATCAGGTGGCGCGGTACCACGCCTCCGAGTACGCCGAGCGGTTCGACTCGCTCGGAGACGTCCTCGAGTGGCTCTCGCTGTGTGGGTTTCTGACCGTTCGACGGGCCGAGGAGGGGAGCTACCACGTCGTCTTCCCCTCCGAGCAGTTGCGGTGGTTTATGGTCCGGTTCATCCGCGGGAGCGTGGTCGATCTCCCCTTCGAGGTCGAGATCGAAGAGAGCGTCTCGAAGGTGCTCTTCACCGAACGTGCG from Halobellus limi includes the following:
- a CDS encoding ribbon-helix-helix protein, CopG family codes for the protein MPGDRVTVSLDDDAKNALEGLTEQTDESRSEVVREAIAFYAANFDSARASDSDHLQTYYEMLSTGEHVLLDVDLLHAFLTQVADSTDRNEEFLDTVDQVARYHASEYAERFDSLGDVLEWLSLCGFLTVRRAEEGSYHVVFPSEQLRWFMVRFIRGSVVDLPFEVEIEESVSKVLFTERAR
- a CDS encoding zinc-dependent alcohol dehydrogenase; translation: MERESLYFTGPFETEIRPTRVEMSDDEVLVQTRVSGISAGTELLIYRGEAPTDLPADETFETIDGDLSFPLRYGYAAVGDVVAVGDAVDDAWLGRSVFAFDPHETRFSITPENLLPVPEDATPEAMALFPSVETATSLVLDGRPRIGEEVVVFGAGVVGLCTIGILSSFPLDRLVAVEPIPDRREHARSMGADVAVAPDRLDDVLDADVESRSDAPDGVDLAFELSGRPEALDDAVDAVGYDGRVVVGSWYGEKPATLDLGTSFHRDRISVESSQVSTLAPETRGRWTKDRRAATALDRLCELDVASLVTHRLPFADASEAYRLLDDRRDGVLQVLLTYR